A genomic window from Cloacibacillus evryensis DSM 19522 includes:
- the lpdA gene encoding dihydrolipoyl dehydrogenase: MDSYDLIIIGAGPGGYVGAVRAAQLGLKVCVIERRDVGGTCLNRGCIPTKSLLYTSELFAKANHDFELLGLHADNVSCDPVKMYDRKDQVVGRLRSGVEQLLKANGVVRLFGCGSVAGPGSVKFTSPDGEETMLTAKNILIASGSKPSRTQFPGCDLPGVITSDELLADSGVVKKKLLVFGAGVIAVEFATVFANLGCEVAMVVRSRLMRVWDDDISKNFGTVLKKRGIKVYGKSVVKEVVRAGDGLLCRFASDGKDFELEADSILVANGREPDTEGLYCGGFTLPMKNGCIEVNDSFETSVPGIYAIGDVIGGMQLAHLASAQAISVCERLAGEEPSVCLEFIPNCIYTAPEIASVGLTEAEAAERGRKVIIGKYMMMGNGKTIIENGERGFIKLVFDADTDVLLGAQLMCERATDMIAELATACVSRLTAEQLTRVVRPHPTFCEAVTEAVEAAHGRSIHSAPAKK, encoded by the coding sequence ATGGACAGTTACGATCTGATTATCATAGGAGCCGGCCCCGGAGGTTACGTGGGCGCCGTCCGCGCGGCGCAGCTCGGCCTTAAGGTCTGCGTCATAGAGCGCCGCGACGTCGGCGGCACCTGCCTGAACCGCGGCTGCATCCCGACGAAATCGCTGCTCTACACATCGGAGCTCTTTGCCAAGGCGAACCATGACTTTGAGCTGCTCGGCCTTCACGCGGACAACGTCTCGTGCGACCCGGTAAAGATGTATGACCGTAAAGATCAGGTCGTAGGCAGGCTTCGGAGCGGCGTGGAACAGCTTCTCAAGGCGAACGGCGTCGTCCGCCTCTTCGGCTGCGGCTCCGTCGCCGGCCCCGGCAGCGTGAAATTTACCTCGCCGGACGGCGAAGAGACGATGCTCACGGCGAAGAACATCCTGATCGCCAGCGGCTCGAAGCCGTCGCGCACGCAGTTCCCGGGCTGCGATCTGCCGGGCGTCATCACCAGCGACGAACTGCTCGCCGACAGCGGCGTAGTGAAGAAAAAGCTGCTGGTCTTCGGCGCGGGCGTCATCGCCGTGGAATTCGCCACCGTCTTCGCCAACCTCGGCTGCGAAGTTGCAATGGTAGTGCGCAGCCGCCTGATGCGCGTATGGGACGACGATATATCGAAGAACTTCGGCACGGTCCTTAAAAAACGCGGCATAAAAGTCTACGGGAAATCCGTCGTCAAAGAGGTGGTAAGGGCCGGGGACGGCCTGCTCTGCCGCTTTGCCTCCGACGGAAAGGATTTCGAGCTGGAGGCCGACAGCATCCTCGTCGCCAACGGCCGCGAGCCGGATACGGAGGGGCTCTACTGCGGCGGCTTCACGCTGCCGATGAAGAACGGCTGCATCGAGGTAAACGACAGCTTCGAGACCTCCGTGCCGGGGATATACGCCATCGGAGACGTGATCGGCGGCATGCAGCTGGCGCATCTGGCCTCCGCGCAGGCGATCAGCGTCTGCGAACGGCTCGCCGGCGAAGAGCCGAGCGTCTGCCTTGAGTTCATTCCAAACTGCATCTACACCGCCCCTGAGATCGCAAGCGTCGGGCTGACCGAGGCCGAAGCCGCGGAGCGCGGGCGGAAGGTTATAATCGGTAAATATATGATGATGGGCAACGGAAAAACCATCATCGAAAACGGGGAGCGCGGCTTTATCAAGCTGGTCTTTGACGCCGATACCGACGTGCTCCTGGGCGCGCAGCTCATGTGCGAACGCGCCACTGACATGATCGCGGAGCTTGCCACCGCCTGTGTCAGCCGGCTGACGGCGGAACAGCTTACGCGCGTCGTCCGTCCTCACCCCACTTTCTGCGAGGCTGTCACAGAGGCTGTTGAGGCCGCCCACGGCAGGTCCATCCACAGCGCTCCTGCTAAAAAGTAA